From Oryctolagus cuniculus chromosome 17, mOryCun1.1, whole genome shotgun sequence, a single genomic window includes:
- the KPNB1 gene encoding importin subunit beta-1, translated as MELITILEKTVSPDRLELEAAQKFLERAAVENLPTFLVELSRVLANPGNSQVARVAAGLQIKNSLTSKDPDIKAQYQQRWLAIDANARREVKNYVLQTLGTETYRPSSASQCVAGIACAEIPVNQWPELIPQLVANVTNPSSTEHMKESTLEAIGYICQDIDPEQLQDKSNEILTAIIQGMRKEEPSNNVKLAATNALLNSLEFTKANFDKESERHFIMQVVCEATQCPDTRVRVAALQNLVKIMSLYYQYMETYMGPALFAITIEAMKSDIDEVALQGIEFWSNVCDEEMDLAIEASEAAEQGRPPEHTSKFYAKGALQYLVPILTQTLTKQDENDDDDDWNPCKAAGVCLMLLATCCEDDIVPHVLPFIKEHIKNPDWRYRDAAVMAFGCILEGPEPNQLKPLVIQAMPTLIELMKDPSVVVRDTTAWTVGRICELLPEAAINDVYLAPLLQCLIEGLSAEPRVASNVCWAFSSLAEAAYEAADVADDQEEPATYCLSSSFELIVQKLLETTDRPDGHQNNLRSSAYESLMEIVKNSAKDCYPAVQKTTLVIMERLQQVLQMESHIQSTSDRIQFNDLQSLLCATLQNVLRKVQHQDALQISDVVMASLLRMFQSTAGSGGVQEDALMAVSTLVEVLGGEFLKYMEAFKPFLGIGLKNYAEYQVCLAAVGLVGDLCRALQSNILPFCDEVMQLLLENLGNENVHRSVKPQILSVFGDIALALGGEFKKYLEVVLNTLQQASQAQVDKSDYDMVDYLNELRESCLEAYTGIVQGLKGDQENVHPDVMLVQPRVEFILSFIDHIAGDEDHTDGVVACAAGLIGDLCTAFGKDVLKLVEARPMIHELLTEGRRSKTNKAKTLATWATKELRKLKNQA; from the exons ATGGAGCTGATCACCATCCTCGAGAAGACCGTGTCTCCCG ATCGGCTGGAACTGGAAGCGGCGCAGAAGTTCCTGGAGCGTGCGGCCGTGGAGAACCTG CCCACTTTCCTTGTGGAACTGTCCAGAGTGCTAGCAAATCCAGGAAACAGTCAGGTTGCCAGAGTTGCAGCTGGTCTACAAATCAAGAACTCTTTGACATCTAAAGACCCAGACATCAAGGCGCAGTACCAGCAGAGATGGCTCGCCATCGATGCCAATGCCCGACGGGAAGTCAAGAACTAT GTTTTACAAACTTTGGGCACAGAAACTTACCGGCCTAgttctgcctcccagtgtgtggctGGTATTGCTTGTGCAGAGATCCCAGTAAACCAGTGGCCAGAACTTATTCCCCAGCTAGTGGCCAATGTCACAAACCCCAGCAGCACAGAGCATATGAAAGAGTCCACGTTGGAAGCTATCGGTTACATTTGCCAAGATATA GACCCAGAGCAGCTGCAGGATAAATCCAATGAGATTCTGACTGCCATAATCCAGGGGATGAGGAAAGAAGAGCCTAGTAATAATGTGAAGCTCGCTGCTACCAATGCACTCCTGAACTCACTGGAGTTCACCAAAGCAAACTTTGACAAAGAG TCCGAAAGGCACTTTATTATGCAGGTGGTCTGTGAAGCCACACAGTGTCCAGATACGAGG GTACGCGTGGCTGCTTTACAGAATCTGGTTAAGATAATGTCACTGTATTACCAGTACATGGAGACATACATGGGTCCTGCTCTTTTTGCA atCACAATTGAAGCAATGAAAAGTGACATTGATGAAGTGGCCCTACAAGGAATAGAATTCTGGTCCAACGTCTGTGATGAGGAAATGGATTTGGCCATTGAGGCTTCAGAG GCAGCAGAGCAAGGACGGCCCCCTGAGCATACCAGCAAATTTTATGCCAAGGGAGCACTACAATATCTCGTCCCGATCCTGACACAGACACTGACTAAACAG GatgaaaatgatgatgatgatgattggAACCCCTGCAAAGCAGCAGGGGTGTGCCTCATGCTCCTGGCCACCTGCTGTGAAGATGACATCGTCCCCCACGTCCTTCCCTTCATTAAGGAGCACATCAAGAACCCGGATTGGCGATACCgggatgcagcagtgatggctttcGGCTGTATCTTGGAAGGACCAGAGCCCAATCAGCTCAAACCACTAGTTATACAG GCTATGCCCACCCTCATAGAATTAATGAAAGACCCAAGTGTAGTTGTTCGAGATACAACTGCGTGGACTGTGGGCAGAATTTGTGAACTGCTTCCTGAAGCTGCCATCAATGATGTCTACTTGGCTCCCCTGCTACAGTGTCTGATTGAGGGCCTCAGTGCTGAACCCAGAGTGGCATCAAATGTGTGCTGG GCTTTCTCCAGCCTGGCTGAAGCTGCTTATGAGGCTGCAGATGTAGCTGATGATCAGGAGGAACCAGCCACCTATTGCTTATCTTCTTCATTTGAACTCATAGTTCAGAAGCTCCTGGAGACCACAGACAG ACCTGATGGCCACCAGAACAACCTGAGGAGTTCTGCGTATGAATCTCTCATGGAGATCGTGAAAAACAGCGCCAAGGACTGCTACCCTGCAGTGCAGAAAACAACCCTGGTCATCATGGAGCGGCTGCAGCAGGTGCTTCAGATGGAG TCACATATCCAGAGCACATCCGATAGGATCCAGTTCAATGACCTTCAGTCTTTACTCTGCGCAACTCTTCAG AATGTACTCCGCAAAGTGCAGCATCAAGATGCCTTGCAGATCTCTGATGTGGTCATGGCTTCCCTGTTGAGGATGTTCCAGAGCACAGCTGGGTCTGGGGGAGTGCAAGAGGATGCCCTGATGGCAGTTAGCACACTGGTGGAAG TGTTGGGTGGTGAATTTCTCAAGTACATGGAGGCCTTTAAACCCTTCCTGGGCATTGGATTGAAAAATTATGCTGAGTACCAG GTGTGTTTGGCAGCTGTGGGCTTGGTGGGAGACTTATGCCGTGCCCTGCAGTCCAACATCTTGCCTTTCTGTGACGAGGTCATGCAGCTGCTGCTGGAGAACTTGGGG AATGAGAACGTGCACAGGTCGGTGAAGCCACAGATACTGTCCGTGTTTGGTGACATCGCCCTTGCTCTTGGTggggaatttaaaaaatacttagaggTTGTACTGAACACACTTCAGCAGGCCTCCCAAGCCCAGGTGGACAAG TCAGACTATGACATGGTGGATTATCTAAATGAACTGAGGGAAAGCTGCTTGGAGGCCTACACCGGAATCGTCCAGGGATTGAAGGGGGATCAGGAGAACGTGCACC CGGATGTAATGCTGGTACAGCCCAGAGTAGAATTTATTCTGTCTTTCATTGACCACATTGCTGGAGATGAGGATCACACAGATGGAGTAGTAGCCTGTGCTGCTGGACTCATAGG